In a single window of the Bufo bufo chromosome 5, aBufBuf1.1, whole genome shotgun sequence genome:
- the LRRC61 gene encoding leucine-rich repeat-containing protein 61 yields the protein MESRNGKEQELTRITPEMLKSKTGEFDLESILFLKLRGLGLQDLGCIGECLNLERLDLSDNNVTHLAPLSSLKQMVALNLSSNRISSLEPLASCDNLQTLNVAGNLLCSFESLQCLKGLRRLESIRLRDPVYNLSNPLCANGSYRVAVMDTIPSVRVIDGERVTGTGSDLYHLCKDIDNSLKRVSSSGAIEVSGAIKPWVEEGYWDLKPTQSTIIDETYKQFSDILRECKELSKRADDTIAQAERTLSIRGDTNSYVF from the coding sequence ATGGAGTCGAGGAACGGCAAAGAGCAGGAGCTCACCCGGATCACCCCTGAGATGCTGAAGTCTAAAACCGGGGAGTTTGACCTGGAGTCCATCCTgttcctgaagctgaggggtctgGGGCTGCAGGATTTGGGGTGTATAGGGGAATGCCTGAACCTGGAACGTTTAGACCTGTCCGACAACAATGTCACCCACCTGGCCCCCCTGTCCTCCCTCAAGCAGATGGTGGCCCTAAATCTTTCCAGCAACCGGATCTCCTCCTTGGAACCATTGGCTTCTTGTGACAACCTCCAGACCCTAAATGTGGCCGGGAACCTTCTGTGCAGCTTCGAGAGCCTGCAGTGTCTGAAAGGTCTCCGTAGACTGGAGAGCATCCGCCTTCGGGACCCCGTCTACAACTTGAGCAACCCCCTCTGTGCCAACGGCTCGTATAGAGTGGCCGTGATGGATACCATCCCTAGCGTCCGGGTCATTGATGGGGAGAGAGTGACTGGCACCGGGAGTGACCTGTACCACCTCTGTAAAGACATTGATAATTCCTTAAAGAGGGTCAGCAGCAGCGGAGCCATTGAGGTCTCCGGGGCCATCAAGCCTTGGGTGGAAGAAGGATACTGGGACCTGAAGCCCACCCAGAGCACCATCATCGATGAGACCTATAAACAATTCAGTGATATCCTACGAGAGTGTAAGGAGCTGAGCAAGAGAGCGGACGACACCATCGCCCAGGCCGAAAGAACCCTCAGCATAAGAGGAGACACCAACTCCTACGTCTTCTGA